One region of Polynucleobacter sp. MWH-Aus1W21 genomic DNA includes:
- a CDS encoding DUF2946 family protein — MKWPNVPDCFGWLALDRRGQWRMRDEFAQQNRLPGQVIQHVALNDFISRNYACDELGRYFFQNGPQRVFITLDATPWIARIIPNEQGTEFLTQCHNVIDPGSALSDENGNIYIVGKVNQTIYDGNSHVNENGQFLKGASQAIALLHDHDLDYFSELAKLREEACSFGGSWIWQGKELPLDPVHSQELATRFHYQATPQS; from the coding sequence ATGAAGTGGCCAAATGTGCCTGATTGCTTTGGTTGGCTAGCCCTGGATCGTCGCGGCCAATGGCGGATGCGCGATGAGTTTGCCCAACAAAATCGTCTTCCAGGCCAAGTCATTCAACACGTTGCTCTCAATGACTTTATTTCTCGCAACTACGCATGTGATGAACTCGGAAGGTATTTTTTTCAAAATGGTCCGCAGCGTGTCTTTATTACGTTAGATGCCACCCCATGGATAGCACGCATCATTCCAAACGAGCAAGGCACTGAATTTTTGACTCAATGTCATAACGTCATTGATCCGGGTTCAGCTCTAAGCGATGAAAATGGAAATATTTATATTGTTGGGAAAGTTAATCAAACGATTTATGACGGCAATAGCCACGTCAATGAAAACGGTCAGTTTCTCAAAGGAGCGTCTCAAGCAATTGCCCTTTTACATGATCACGATCTAGATTATTTTTCTGAGCTGGCCAAACTCCGCGAAGAAGCTTGTAGTTTTGGAGGATCCTGGATCTGGCAAGGAAAAGAGCTCCCACTAGACCCGGTACATTCACAAGAATTAGCTACGCGCTTTCATTATCAAGCTACGCCGCAATCTTAA
- a CDS encoding surface lipoprotein assembly modifier encodes MLAPFFVCSLANALTPREIQAQFNIGTSLMEEMPEEAVQVFRNLYEQSSTIRIQLELARSLYLAGRLEEAKDEFINILNRPIPITVRDKVEWYLSEIQKRQTAKVYLGLYQDSNPGYITSARTVSIFGQTLSYQPAQNTNSETGLAVGVEAERELVPQSGYFLQANINTATYQTNAFNKQDLDFSFIKRWQGYDYKDLRVGHETMFYGGTVLYNYDYLATRWVFNLPNQDYYGFLVKGGPIDYPTYSYLSGSQTQAQIFYNHNITRDLTLYLETGGDKTPASQNAYSSYGFYGTIGTQIADDYTNIQANLKASQLRRNYWDSDPFWGQVRQDRGQLYFLSITKRDFYIMGLRPSIDITYQSNNSSIPFFTYNKIFGGIFFKNVY; translated from the coding sequence ATGTTGGCACCCTTTTTTGTTTGTTCCCTTGCAAATGCATTAACTCCTAGGGAGATTCAAGCTCAGTTCAATATAGGCACTTCTCTAATGGAGGAAATGCCGGAAGAAGCGGTTCAAGTATTTCGTAATCTGTATGAGCAATCTTCAACAATTCGCATCCAATTAGAGCTAGCTAGAAGCTTATATTTGGCAGGTCGCCTTGAGGAAGCTAAAGATGAGTTTATTAATATTCTTAACAGGCCCATTCCCATTACAGTTCGAGATAAGGTCGAGTGGTACTTAAGTGAAATCCAAAAAAGACAGACCGCTAAGGTCTATTTAGGCTTATATCAAGACTCTAATCCAGGTTACATCACTAGCGCCAGAACGGTCAGTATTTTTGGGCAGACGCTTTCGTATCAGCCCGCACAAAATACCAATTCAGAAACTGGGCTTGCGGTTGGTGTGGAGGCTGAGCGAGAACTTGTTCCGCAATCGGGTTATTTTTTACAAGCCAACATTAATACTGCAACTTATCAAACCAATGCATTTAATAAGCAAGATTTAGATTTTAGTTTTATTAAACGCTGGCAGGGATATGACTATAAAGATTTGCGGGTTGGTCATGAGACCATGTTTTATGGTGGAACCGTTCTATATAACTATGACTATTTGGCTACCCGTTGGGTCTTTAACCTTCCAAACCAAGACTATTATGGGTTTTTAGTTAAAGGCGGTCCGATAGATTATCCAACCTATAGCTATCTTTCTGGGTCACAAACTCAAGCTCAAATTTTTTATAACCACAATATCACTCGAGATCTAACACTCTACCTAGAAACAGGCGGCGATAAAACTCCGGCATCTCAAAATGCGTATAGTTCATATGGATTTTACGGAACAATTGGCACCCAAATTGCTGATGATTACACCAATATACAGGCCAATTTAAAGGCGTCTCAACTACGAAGAAATTATTGGGACTCTGATCCATTTTGGGGGCAGGTACGTCAAGATCGTGGACAGTTGTATTTTCTCTCTATTACTAAGCGAGATTTTTATATCATGGGCCTAAGGCCAAGTATTGATATAACCTATCAATCAAATAATTCGTCAATCCCATTTTTTACTTACAACAAAATATTTGGTGGAATCTTTTTTAAAAATGTTTACTAG
- a CDS encoding transferrin-binding protein-like solute binding protein — translation MKYILILITLFLLVACSGAKTNNSGVVNAFTSWNASSPNSAVNFTAGNSSSVSSVGSISQQDSSISGSMIFDGARNLNSATFTPFGGTTITFSIANGSTIFLDSSGGNYFLKDKAGSTIGITPNPYLQGFQYQTYGAWGPAITSGSGGGSGTSTLTSSYAISIGSATAGSAIPVVGSATFTGTAGGYYYVSASQTNVTSASMSATVNFSSRSINFSTSNTSTVNTATGGYANAASLNLAGTMNYAAGSGRFSGPVTTPGGGALQGNLLGAFYGPNANEVGGTFSLNSPTGATFVGGFGGKR, via the coding sequence ATGAAATACATACTAATATTAATTACACTTTTCTTGCTTGTTGCTTGTTCCGGTGCCAAAACGAATAACAGTGGTGTTGTAAATGCATTTACTAGCTGGAATGCAAGTTCTCCAAATTCAGCGGTTAATTTTACTGCTGGCAACTCATCCTCAGTGTCTTCTGTAGGCTCCATTTCCCAACAAGATTCAAGCATCTCGGGTTCAATGATTTTTGATGGCGCCAGAAATTTAAATAGCGCAACATTTACTCCATTTGGAGGTACGACAATTACTTTTAGTATTGCAAATGGATCCACAATTTTCTTGGATTCTAGCGGTGGCAATTATTTTCTTAAGGATAAAGCTGGTTCAACCATAGGAATTACACCAAATCCATATTTACAAGGTTTTCAGTATCAAACCTACGGTGCTTGGGGTCCAGCTATTACAAGTGGCTCTGGAGGAGGTTCGGGCACGAGTACATTGACCTCTTCCTATGCCATCAGTATTGGAAGCGCTACGGCAGGAAGCGCTATCCCGGTTGTTGGTTCAGCTACGTTCACAGGAACGGCTGGAGGGTATTATTACGTGTCTGCCTCCCAAACAAATGTCACAAGCGCATCTATGTCTGCAACAGTTAATTTTTCTTCAAGAAGTATTAATTTTTCAACTTCAAATACTAGTACTGTAAACACTGCTACCGGTGGTTATGCTAATGCAGCTTCCCTTAACTTAGCTGGAACTATGAATTATGCAGCAGGCTCCGGAAGATTTTCTGGGCCAGTGACAACCCCTGGCGGCGGCGCTCTTCAAGGAAATCTTTTGGGTGCATTTTATGGCCCCAACGCTAATGAAGTCGGCGGAACTTTTTCCCTAAATTCACCCACAGGAGCAACGTTTGTTGGTGGTTTCGGTGGCAAGCGCTAG
- a CDS encoding acyltransferase family protein: protein MLKNSSWRSEDRDAFLDIAKGLAIILVVLGHVIQGSAQNFDELIGFRVIYSFHMPLFVFLSGAVAAIAFKPERVEQGFKASLLLAKSKIFKAVIRLLLPFISWCAINQLIYHHSSDVLSALVLAFRRPDTALWFLLAIFYCIMLTCVFDILLSAIYLMSQKVGLNDIAELLSDGRIQILVMIVLWLLIREHTPRGAGVSLLRPYFLYYLLGMGFYRYLYPNMSTWKYLVSCGLFLALIPFWSRTAPNNFVDPMGLTFIGAKFLYFYAGLVAITGAFAILSLAKWVSLRKKGIAQNFLILCGQLSLGIYAIHYFFLSYSPKVLAPLLLSVGLSYGINRIPVLRTILLGEK from the coding sequence ATGCTGAAAAATTCCTCTTGGAGATCGGAAGATAGAGATGCATTTTTGGATATTGCCAAAGGATTGGCAATCATCCTGGTCGTATTGGGCCATGTGATTCAGGGTAGCGCTCAAAACTTTGATGAGCTCATTGGGTTTAGAGTGATCTACTCGTTTCACATGCCCTTATTCGTATTTTTATCGGGCGCTGTTGCTGCAATCGCCTTTAAGCCCGAGAGGGTGGAGCAGGGCTTTAAGGCTAGCTTGCTACTAGCAAAGTCGAAGATATTTAAAGCGGTGATTCGATTGTTGCTCCCCTTTATTTCTTGGTGCGCAATCAATCAACTCATATACCACCATAGCAGTGATGTCTTATCAGCTCTGGTACTAGCTTTTAGGCGACCAGACACAGCACTCTGGTTTTTGCTGGCCATTTTTTATTGCATCATGCTAACTTGCGTTTTCGATATTCTCTTATCAGCGATCTATCTGATGTCTCAAAAGGTGGGCTTGAATGACATTGCTGAGTTGCTCTCAGACGGGCGCATTCAAATTCTCGTGATGATTGTGCTCTGGTTGTTGATTAGGGAGCATACACCTAGGGGTGCTGGGGTCAGCCTATTGCGACCATACTTCCTTTACTACTTGCTCGGTATGGGTTTTTATCGTTACCTATATCCCAACATGTCTACTTGGAAATATTTAGTGTCATGTGGATTGTTTTTAGCGCTCATTCCATTTTGGTCGAGAACTGCGCCAAATAATTTTGTAGACCCTATGGGCCTAACTTTTATTGGTGCAAAGTTTTTATATTTCTACGCTGGGTTGGTAGCAATTACTGGAGCATTTGCAATATTGAGTCTTGCAAAATGGGTTTCATTGAGGAAAAAAGGCATTGCACAGAACTTTTTAATTTTATGCGGTCAGTTATCGCTGGGCATATATGCGATCCACTACTTTTTCCTGAGCTACTCACCCAAGGTCTTGGCCCCATTGCTTCTTAGTGTTGGGCTGTCATATGGAATTAATCGAATCCCAGTATTAAGAACAATTTTATTGGGAGAAAAATAG
- a CDS encoding TerC family protein, translating into MDLSAFSDATFWAALLSIIVANILLSGDNAVVIALASRNLPPAQQKKAIFWGSAAAIVLRVVLTITAVALLTLPYLKIVGGLLLLYIGIQLLSDSGGEEHMEAKTSIWAAIRTILIADLVMSLDNVLAVAAAAQKGPEETRLLLLIIGLGMSIPLIIFGSAMLLKVMERFPIIITLGAGLLGLLAGGMLVDDPAIKDSIQAALGDAKLAFEVIGVAIVILAGTYLKKKNAAKAH; encoded by the coding sequence ATGGATTTATCAGCATTTTCAGACGCTACCTTTTGGGCAGCGCTCTTATCAATCATCGTTGCAAATATTTTGCTATCCGGTGATAACGCAGTTGTGATCGCTTTAGCATCACGCAACTTGCCGCCAGCACAGCAAAAGAAAGCGATTTTCTGGGGCAGTGCTGCCGCAATTGTTTTGCGGGTAGTGCTTACTATTACAGCAGTAGCATTGCTTACTTTGCCGTACTTAAAAATCGTTGGCGGTTTGTTATTGCTCTATATCGGTATTCAGCTTTTATCGGATAGCGGTGGCGAAGAACATATGGAAGCCAAGACCAGCATTTGGGCCGCTATTCGTACGATCTTAATTGCCGACCTAGTAATGAGTTTGGACAACGTATTGGCTGTTGCAGCTGCAGCTCAAAAAGGTCCGGAAGAGACTCGTCTACTCTTGTTGATTATTGGCTTGGGAATGTCTATTCCGTTGATCATTTTTGGTAGCGCCATGCTGTTGAAGGTGATGGAGCGTTTCCCAATCATTATTACTTTGGGTGCTGGCCTTTTAGGTTTGTTGGCTGGCGGTATGTTGGTGGATGATCCTGCGATCAAAGACAGCATTCAGGCTGCATTAGGTGATGCCAAGCTTGCTTTTGAGGTTATTGGTGTCGCTATTGTAATTTTGGCGGGCACTTATCTTAAGAAGAAGAACGCTGCAAAAGCGCATTGA
- the waaF gene encoding lipopolysaccharide heptosyltransferase II codes for MHGILIIAPNWIGDAVMTQPLLASLKAQYPESKIDVLASTWVAPIYRACSEIHEVIEAKFEHKQLQWGLRKELASKLALKKYQACFVLPNSLKSALIPWLANIPFRIGYRGELRFGLINVALDNPSKVNRPPMVEHYLALGQILNGEHASPTNVNLTPKLNVSSPAHHSVQAKLKTARIDESHIYVMCPGAEYGPTKRWPTSHFAELAQSIVANNPNNQIILLGSKSDRPLAQEIEAQAKQDGHIHNWCGDTSLDEAIALIGMSKAVISNDSGLMHIAAALKTPQVAIFGSSDPAHTPPLSDKAQVIWLNLPCSPCHKRECPLGHLKCLNDILPAQVLATLNTLPS; via the coding sequence ATGCACGGTATTCTGATCATCGCCCCAAATTGGATTGGGGATGCAGTAATGACACAGCCCTTGCTGGCGTCTCTCAAAGCACAATATCCAGAATCAAAAATTGATGTCCTAGCCAGCACTTGGGTTGCTCCAATCTATCGCGCTTGTTCTGAAATACACGAAGTCATCGAAGCAAAGTTTGAGCACAAACAATTGCAATGGGGCTTGCGTAAAGAATTGGCCAGTAAGCTTGCACTAAAAAAATATCAGGCGTGTTTTGTTCTGCCCAATAGCTTGAAGTCAGCGCTGATTCCTTGGCTTGCTAATATTCCTTTTCGAATTGGCTATCGCGGTGAGTTGCGCTTTGGCTTAATTAACGTAGCGCTAGATAATCCAAGTAAAGTAAATCGGCCGCCGATGGTTGAACACTATCTTGCATTGGGTCAGATTTTAAATGGTGAGCATGCTTCACCAACCAACGTCAATCTCACACCAAAGTTAAATGTATCTAGTCCAGCTCATCACTCGGTACAAGCTAAATTAAAAACCGCCCGCATTGATGAGTCACATATTTACGTGATGTGCCCTGGCGCAGAGTATGGTCCAACTAAACGTTGGCCAACTAGCCACTTTGCGGAGTTGGCGCAAAGCATTGTTGCCAATAACCCAAATAATCAAATCATCCTTTTGGGCAGCAAAAGCGATCGCCCTCTTGCCCAAGAAATCGAGGCTCAAGCCAAACAAGATGGTCATATCCATAACTGGTGTGGCGATACCTCTCTTGATGAAGCAATCGCTCTAATTGGCATGAGTAAAGCAGTCATCAGCAATGACTCCGGCTTAATGCATATTGCAGCAGCTCTCAAAACACCTCAAGTTGCAATTTTTGGGTCAAGCGATCCCGCTCATACGCCACCACTGTCCGACAAAGCTCAAGTTATTTGGCTAAACCTACCTTGCAGCCCCTGCCATAAGAGAGAGTGCCCCCTAGGGCACCTTAAGTGCTTAAATGACATATTGCCAGCACAGGTATTGGCTACACTGAACACATTACCGTCTTAA
- the moaC gene encoding cyclic pyranopterin monophosphate synthase MoaC: MNKLTHFDASGQAHMVNVGDKPSTHRIAIASGKITMLPATFKMVEAGTHKKGDVLGIARIAGIQASKRTSDLIPLCHPLALTHVSLEFQTNPQDNSITCQVRAETTGPTGVEMEALTAVQVALLTIYDMCKAVDRGMVMGDIKLLEKSGGKSGEWKTGK, encoded by the coding sequence ATGAACAAACTAACTCATTTTGATGCCAGTGGGCAAGCCCATATGGTAAACGTTGGCGATAAGCCCAGCACCCACCGTATCGCTATAGCTAGCGGCAAGATCACTATGCTTCCCGCAACCTTCAAAATGGTTGAAGCTGGTACCCATAAAAAGGGTGATGTCCTGGGTATCGCCAGAATTGCCGGCATTCAAGCATCCAAGAGAACGTCCGACTTGATACCTCTTTGCCACCCATTAGCCCTAACCCACGTTAGCCTAGAGTTTCAAACTAACCCTCAAGATAACAGTATCACCTGCCAAGTAAGAGCAGAAACTACAGGGCCTACCGGCGTTGAAATGGAGGCCCTCACCGCAGTCCAAGTTGCCCTACTCACAATCTACGATATGTGCAAAGCAGTAGACAGGGGCATGGTGATGGGTGATATCAAGCTCTTGGAAAAGAGTGGCGGCAAGAGTGGAGAGTGGAAGACGGGGAAGTAG
- a CDS encoding M48 family metalloprotease, producing the protein MQDIKSDRKITFLHRTLAVWLMMGLTFSGFPAYSETGTGDVSVEGNSAAIQNIGRAMQSPDARPANAPTRSALRSQPAIVLPDMGDPGGDALSRVDERKYGEMIMRQIRPDSDYSNDLPLYDFLNQMERRLLQAAKKLQLGGANEQGSGAYDFEVFPVKDSSINAFALPGGFIGFHTGLIVSAESDSEIASVMGHETGHVLQRHLARQMDKQATNTMIAIAGMVLGALAMSRNPQAAAGLMQGGQAAAISNQLSYSRDAEREADRIGFQILEASGYDVNGAPGFFQRLQKSTGIMDKGVPAYVRTHPLTTDRIADMQDRARTVVARNVPSSIEFYFIKARARMEQAGSSSGLYDLKNTFDSLSKQAQIGKQLEGFYGLALIAQRQGKIDQAESNLQQARNLAQKASAPGSPIQRQSLSLDITTSELALAKGKGEEALQIAQATLRAYPQSYAAGAAMINAELKLGRTNDAISWLRARTRSQPNEIVWWNLLSKSYDQAGNVPMRHYALGEKYALEGAWPSAIEQLRIARSAGGADYYQGSSIDARLREMQKQYQDELKEQGKQAPG; encoded by the coding sequence ATGCAAGACATAAAGTCAGATCGAAAAATCACTTTTTTGCACCGTACTTTGGCTGTTTGGCTGATGATGGGGTTAACTTTTTCTGGATTTCCTGCTTATTCTGAAACTGGTACAGGAGACGTCTCTGTAGAGGGCAATTCTGCTGCTATTCAGAATATTGGTAGAGCCATGCAATCGCCTGATGCACGTCCGGCCAATGCGCCAACACGAAGCGCTTTGCGCAGCCAGCCAGCAATCGTTTTGCCAGATATGGGTGATCCAGGTGGCGATGCTTTAAGTCGAGTGGATGAGCGTAAATACGGTGAAATGATCATGCGCCAGATTCGTCCCGACTCTGATTATTCAAACGATTTACCTCTTTATGATTTCCTAAATCAGATGGAGCGTCGCTTATTGCAAGCAGCAAAAAAATTACAGCTTGGCGGTGCAAATGAGCAAGGTAGCGGAGCATATGACTTCGAAGTATTTCCCGTTAAGGACAGTAGTATTAATGCGTTTGCATTACCCGGGGGCTTCATTGGATTTCATACGGGATTAATTGTGAGCGCGGAATCCGATTCTGAGATTGCTTCAGTCATGGGGCATGAAACAGGGCACGTATTACAGCGTCATCTAGCTCGTCAGATGGATAAGCAGGCTACAAATACGATGATTGCAATTGCTGGCATGGTGCTTGGTGCACTAGCGATGTCTCGTAATCCTCAGGCGGCAGCGGGCCTTATGCAAGGTGGTCAGGCGGCTGCTATCAGCAATCAACTCTCTTATTCAAGAGATGCAGAGCGTGAAGCTGATCGTATTGGCTTTCAGATTTTGGAGGCTAGCGGATACGATGTAAATGGTGCGCCAGGTTTTTTCCAACGCTTACAAAAATCTACTGGGATTATGGATAAAGGTGTGCCCGCTTATGTGCGTACCCACCCCTTAACAACGGATCGCATTGCGGATATGCAAGATCGGGCGCGGACTGTAGTTGCCCGTAATGTCCCAAGTTCCATTGAGTTTTATTTCATCAAGGCACGAGCGCGTATGGAGCAGGCTGGTAGTTCGAGCGGACTCTATGATTTAAAAAATACTTTTGACAGTTTAAGCAAGCAAGCTCAAATTGGAAAACAGTTAGAAGGTTTTTATGGGTTAGCACTTATCGCTCAACGCCAAGGAAAAATTGATCAAGCTGAATCCAATCTACAGCAGGCGCGCAATTTAGCTCAGAAGGCTAGTGCCCCGGGATCCCCTATTCAGAGGCAGAGTTTGTCATTAGATATCACCACCTCTGAATTGGCTTTGGCTAAGGGTAAAGGTGAAGAGGCCCTACAAATTGCCCAGGCAACGCTACGGGCATACCCACAATCTTATGCAGCGGGTGCGGCAATGATTAATGCCGAATTAAAACTCGGCCGCACTAATGATGCAATTTCTTGGCTAAGGGCACGAACAAGATCTCAGCCCAATGAAATCGTGTGGTGGAATTTATTGTCTAAGTCCTATGATCAAGCTGGGAATGTCCCTATGCGCCATTACGCGCTTGGTGAAAAATACGCTCTTGAAGGGGCTTGGCCCTCAGCAATTGAACAACTTCGCATTGCTCGCTCGGCTGGCGGTGCTGATTATTACCAGGGCTCTAGTATTGATGCGCGTTTGCGTGAAATGCAGAAGCAATATCAAGATGAGCTTAAGGAACAGGGCAAACAAGCTCCTGGTTAA
- a CDS encoding nuclear transport factor 2 family protein, with translation MPKLARLFQNADDVVEAWRDALSHRDVQSALDIWLDDDSITCVLPEGHRLTGHTEIREGLERLLAKQPLFLEPIACISHSVLGAAVYDTTEAVHLRADQVEAEFFLNITLVLLQDSQGWRIAHLHASHSTEETFDAPSTPHGLH, from the coding sequence ATGCCTAAACTTGCCAGACTCTTTCAAAATGCAGATGATGTTGTCGAGGCATGGCGTGATGCATTGAGCCATCGTGACGTACAAAGCGCTTTAGATATTTGGCTGGATGACGATTCCATTACTTGCGTTCTCCCTGAGGGACATCGCTTAACTGGACATACAGAAATTCGCGAAGGTTTGGAGCGACTACTTGCAAAGCAACCACTCTTCCTAGAGCCTATCGCATGCATTAGCCACTCTGTACTTGGCGCTGCCGTGTATGACACTACCGAGGCTGTTCATTTAAGAGCAGATCAAGTTGAAGCAGAATTTTTCCTCAATATCACACTGGTACTTCTGCAAGATAGTCAGGGATGGCGTATTGCGCACTTACACGCAAGTCACTCCACCGAAGAAACCTTCGACGCACCTTCTACACCACACGGCCTGCACTAA
- a CDS encoding pilin, giving the protein MQSISSQFENLKTPQDQNLESGFTLIEVMVVVAIIGILVAVAVPQYQDYIARSRVVEGMNLSSSAKLAVTEAFASRGTVSMDDATSGAFTFTPTRSVKLIEITPSGAIAIDYQVSVAPEGKNTLHLVPTNEPDANAPRALDLSKPEGSTWAGGWSCRSTETNLLPQLLPSECRITR; this is encoded by the coding sequence ATGCAAAGCATTAGTAGCCAATTTGAAAATCTCAAAACCCCTCAAGATCAAAATCTAGAATCTGGATTTACTTTGATCGAGGTGATGGTTGTCGTGGCCATTATTGGTATCTTAGTTGCGGTAGCGGTACCTCAATATCAAGATTACATCGCTCGAAGTCGCGTTGTGGAAGGTATGAATTTGTCATCCAGCGCTAAGCTCGCCGTAACGGAGGCTTTTGCAAGTCGTGGAACTGTATCAATGGATGATGCAACTAGTGGGGCTTTCACTTTTACGCCAACTCGTAGTGTTAAGTTAATAGAAATCACACCATCTGGCGCTATTGCAATTGACTATCAAGTAAGCGTGGCTCCAGAGGGTAAAAATACCCTCCATTTAGTTCCCACCAATGAACCTGATGCAAATGCACCTAGGGCATTAGATCTATCAAAGCCAGAAGGTTCAACTTGGGCGGGTGGTTGGTCTTGTCGATCAACTGAAACCAATTTATTGCCGCAATTATTGCCTTCAGAGTGCCGCATTACTAGGTAA